In Dolichospermum flos-aquae CCAP 1403/13F, the following proteins share a genomic window:
- a CDS encoding serine/threonine-protein kinase, which translates to MKLLNNRYQVIQVLGAGGFGETFLAEDTYMPSRRRCVIKQLKPISNDPKTYQVIQQRFEREAATLEYLGEANDQIPQLYAYFSENGLFYLVQEWVHGHTLTNVIQSQGQLQENTVREILLSLLSVLDYVHSKGIIHRDIKPDNIILREIDNKPVLIDFGAVKETIRTTINAAGHPTQSLVIGTPGFMPSEQAIGRPVYATDIYSLGLTAIYLLTGKYPQELETHPHTGQVIWQQFAGGISPQLVMLLTQAIEPRPGDRFTTANKMLYALNSGISISPQVNHTTQTAATIHLTPAALNQPISSLSQNPVVKTGNNQQIWQKPAVIIGSVMMGSLIGAMAISSINRPQTTNSIVTNSNITETPTPTPTPTSILTPTPIPTTVNTPISEATVSPTPSILPEPTESIPENTPTPSIESTPQPEIKNEQEQTSVVPTTEPTLTIEETGKKKRKEKRDQVVTNIVRETVPAFPTGTSRSSVEEKLGKPKKDLRGLWGNTRAVTYQVIPKKIDLGYLFDKKTGTLKQTEAAFASSVEPEVMQTTLNGLLNGEATAEIKQGLQQVQQRQTDNFTFSKGGVKGQIVRQSCDFIYISIWDADLHDFVNPADAKQC; encoded by the coding sequence ATGAAGTTGCTAAACAATCGTTATCAGGTTATTCAGGTTTTAGGTGCAGGAGGGTTTGGTGAAACTTTTCTCGCTGAAGATACCTATATGCCTTCCCGTCGTCGTTGTGTGATTAAGCAACTTAAACCTATTAGCAATGACCCCAAAACTTATCAAGTAATTCAACAACGGTTTGAGAGGGAAGCTGCGACGTTGGAGTATTTGGGGGAAGCTAATGACCAAATTCCCCAACTTTATGCTTATTTTTCGGAAAATGGTCTCTTTTATCTGGTGCAAGAATGGGTGCATGGTCACACTTTGACTAATGTGATTCAATCTCAAGGACAATTACAGGAAAATACTGTTAGAGAAATTCTGTTAAGTTTGCTGTCTGTGTTGGATTATGTCCACAGTAAAGGGATTATTCATCGAGATATTAAACCAGATAATATTATTTTGCGGGAAATAGATAATAAACCAGTTTTAATTGATTTCGGTGCGGTTAAAGAAACTATTCGGACTACTATTAATGCTGCTGGACATCCTACTCAGTCTCTAGTGATTGGGACTCCTGGTTTTATGCCTAGTGAACAAGCTATTGGTCGTCCGGTTTATGCTACTGATATTTATAGTTTGGGTTTAACGGCAATTTATTTACTTACGGGTAAATATCCTCAAGAATTAGAAACTCATCCTCACACGGGACAGGTTATTTGGCAACAATTCGCTGGGGGGATTTCTCCCCAATTAGTAATGCTACTAACTCAAGCAATTGAACCACGTCCAGGCGATCGCTTTACTACTGCGAATAAAATGCTATATGCTTTAAACTCTGGGATTTCTATTTCTCCACAGGTTAATCATACTACTCAAACAGCAGCGACAATTCATCTCACTCCTGCCGCACTAAATCAACCTATATCTTCACTCTCTCAAAATCCCGTGGTTAAAACTGGGAATAATCAGCAAATTTGGCAAAAACCAGCAGTGATTATTGGTAGCGTTATGATGGGAAGTTTAATTGGTGCAATGGCTATTTCTAGCATAAACCGACCACAAACCACAAATTCCATTGTCACTAATTCCAACATTACAGAAACACCAACACCAACCCCAACCCCAACATCAATCCTAACACCAACACCAATACCAACAACTGTAAATACTCCCATTTCTGAAGCAACTGTATCTCCGACCCCTTCAATATTACCTGAACCCACGGAGTCAATTCCTGAAAATACTCCTACTCCTTCCATAGAATCAACTCCACAACCAGAAATAAAAAATGAACAGGAACAAACGTCTGTAGTTCCTACTACAGAACCGACTTTAACTATTGAAGAAACAGGAAAGAAGAAAAGAAAGGAAAAACGTGATCAAGTAGTTACTAATATTGTTAGGGAAACTGTCCCAGCATTTCCTACAGGTACATCAAGAAGTAGTGTAGAAGAAAAGCTAGGTAAACCAAAGAAAGATTTAAGAGGATTATGGGGAAATACTCGTGCTGTTACTTATCAAGTTATCCCTAAGAAAATTGATTTAGGCTACTTGTTTGACAAGAAAACTGGAACTCTAAAACAAACAGAAGCAGCTTTTGCATCATCAGTAGAACCTGAAGTTATGCAGACAACTCTCAATGGTTTATTGAATGGAGAAGCTACGGCAGAAATTAAACAAGGACTGCAACAAGTTCAACAACGACAAACAGATAATTTTACTTTTAGTAAGGGTGGGGTAAAAGGTCAAATAGTTCGACAAAGTTGTGATTTTATCTATATTAGTATTTGGGATGCTGATTTACATGATTTTGTGAATCCAGCAGATGCAAAACAGTGTTAG